In Gossypium arboreum isolate Shixiya-1 chromosome 5, ASM2569848v2, whole genome shotgun sequence, a single genomic region encodes these proteins:
- the LOC128292624 gene encoding uncharacterized protein LOC128292624 yields the protein MSPSGDGAINGGCCCSCSPGDNGGYDGANNFGISASQDETCMHCPRSEPSSCSSSELGFDSVLLTNSERLRRIFVASAKGFSIGAGLQGGLAIFSILARLRRKKPKKVEAFSDKEAISMAIKETLRYGIFLGTFAGTFVYVDETVAACGGNHRQCS from the exons ATGTCGCCGTCCGGAGACGGAGCCATCAATGGTGGATGTTGCTGCTCTTGTTCTCCCGGCGATAATGGTGGTTATGATGGAGCCAATAATTTCGGTATCTCCGCATCGCAAGACGAGACATGCATGCATTGCCCGAGGTCTGAACCTTCATCATGTTCTTCCTCTGAGCTCGGTTTTGATTCGGTCCTGTTAACTAATTCCGAGAGGTTGCGTAGAATTTTCGTCGCTTCAGCTAAAGGCTTCTCAATTGGAGCTGGCCTGCAAGGTGGCTTAGCTATCTTCTCCATTCTCGCACGCTTGCGGCGCAAGAAACCAAA GAAAGTTGAGGCGTTTTCTGATAAAGAAGCAATTTCTATGGCGATTAAGGAGACACTGAGATACGGTATTTTTCTTGGTACTTTTGCTGGTACATTTGTTTACGTAGATGAAACCGTTGCTGCTTGCGGAGGAAATCACAGGCAATGCTCTTAA
- the LOC108467993 gene encoding synaptonemal complex protein 1-like, which translates to MQKLGFPSIKNLDHFKSLSRSGFGTAKTFSFSSRPSSDSVSLGSFANLKLTAEKLVKEQASVKTDLELANCKLKKSMEHIRVLEEKLQNAFNENAKLKVKQKEDEKLWKGLESKFSSTKTLCDQLTETLHHLASQIQNAEKDTEFFEVKVSESSKAIDSLNEHMEGLSLKLSSAEETIRNRGKEIEELKFEKEENDRLYKDERCKIANLIEEKDAFIKKFEATIAANKLAAESLNSKMGEVQLELRSKDDEIKCLLTTQENLEKENSNLLLGNNECAKKLSISLQEIKHLEGFVAVLASQLVELDKQNLTFTDKFDELNSLYNTCFKLVQQEKDLAAEHAQKKYEQLHDKFLCITSERDALELVNQKLNSKIIELQKAQESVMAQLSEECHLAKRRIQKLESEAENLVSKKIETENLVSKLEKKIDTLSESSRSSENKMQDLLLKISALEMENKDNTEKMQAEILGKKEEIDILEKEREKHEAQVNSLQKHVGQLQVMVEEKEQLILQYKEREKKLEVQISENQAILATAESKLVEARKQYDVMLESKQIELSRHLKEISQRNDQAINDIRRKYDMEKQEIVKLEKEKVDKVVGEMEQKYDQKVAECREELRQQLLRIQEENATLVTCLQQENDRKEQILKADHHEELKRAQLQAEDELRKKTTALRNEHEVQMKALRCQFEDECKKLQEELNLQKSKEDRQRALLQLQWKVMSDKPKEEQEVNSRRDYSISSVKKKDSGFEKRTQNALVRPEEEEKESPFPGVTQTPVSKLLKKVENTNTGSVRSIPKHHKKVTHHEYEVETSNGRTITKRRKTRSTVLFEDPRKHKKVRTPKANTPASFVKGTKGCQPNASNIGDLFSEGSLNPYADDPYAFD; encoded by the exons ATGCAGAAACTCGGGTTTCCAAGCATAAAAAATTTGGATCATTTCAAATCCTTATCACGATCCGGCTTTGGAACCGCGAAAACCTTCTCATTCTCTTCTCGCCCATCTTCCGATTCAGTTTCTCTGGGAAGTTTCGCCAATTTGAAACTGACTGCAG AGAAACTTGTTAAAGAGCAAGCTTCTGTGAAGACCGATCTCGAACTGGCG AATTGTAAGCTGAAGAAATCGATGGAGCATATCCGTGTGTTAGAGGAAAAGTTGCAAAATGCTTTCAACGAGAATGCTAAACTCAAAGTAAAGCAAAAAGAAGATGAGAAGCTCTGGAAAGGTCTGGAGTCCAAATTCTCTTCAACTAAGACTCTATGTGATCAACTCACCGAAACCTTACATCATTTAGCCAGTCAGATTCAGAATG CTGAGAAAGATACGGAGTTTTTTGAAGTCAAAGTGTCTGAAAGTTCAAAAGCGATAGATTCACTAAATGAGCATATGGAGGGCCTTTCATTGAAGCTAAGTTCTGCTGAGGAAACTATCAGGAACC GTGGAAAGGAAATAGAAGAGCTCAAATTTGAGAAAGAGGAAAATGATAGGCTTTACAAGGATGAACGGTGCAAAATAGCGAACCTCATTGAGGAAAAAG ATgcttttataaagaaatttgaagcAACCATAGCAGCAAATAAGCTGGCTGCAGAGAGTTTGAACTCTAAAATGGGAGAAGTTCAGCTTGAGTTAAGATCAAAAGACGATGAGATAAAATGTTTGCTAACCACTCAGGAGAATTTGGAGAAAGAAAACAGTAATCTTCTGCTGGGCAATAATGAATGTGCTAAAAAGCTATCAATATCGCTCCAGGAGATAAAACATCTTGAAGGTTTTGTCGCTGTGTTGGCTTCACAATTGGTCGAGCTGGATAAACAAAATCTGACTTTTACAGACAAGTTTGATGAACTAAATTCTCTCTACAACACTTGCTTTAAGTTAGTTCAACAGGAGAAAGACCTTGCTGCTGAGCATGCTCAAAAGAAGTATGAGCAACTCCATGATAAATTCTTGTGCATAACATCAGAAAGGGATGCACTAGAATTGGTTAACCAGAAGTTAAATAGTAAGATCATTGAACTTCAGAAAGCCCAAGAGTCTGTTATGGCACAGCTTTCAGAAGAATGCCATTTAGCTAAGAGGAGAATCCAGAAGTTGGAGTCCGAAGCAGAAAATCTGGTCTCAAAGAAGATTGAAACAGAAAATTTGGTTTCAAAACTGGAGAAGAAGATTGATACACTGTCTGAAAGTTCAAGATCATCTGAGAATAAAATG CAAGATCTACTGCTGAAAATTTCAGCTCTGGAAATGGAGAATAAAGATAATACAGAGAAAATGCAAGCAGAGATATTGGGTAAAAAAGAAGAAATTGATATTTTGGAAAAGGAGAGGGAGAAACATGAGGCACAGGTAAATTCTTTGCAGAAACATGTTGGTCAACTGCAGGTCATGGTAGAGGAAAAAGAACAGCTTATCCTGCAAtataaagaaagagaaaaaaagctGGAAGTTCAAATTTCAGAG AATCAGGCAATTCTGGCAACTGCTGAAAGTAAACTCGTGGAAGCCAGGAAGCAATATGATGTGATGCTAGAGAGTAAGCAGATAGAGTTATCTAGACATTTGAAAGAGATATCTCAGAGAAATGATCAG GCTATTAATGACATACGGAGGAAGTACGACATGGAGAAACAGGAGATTGTTAAACTGGAAAAAGAGAAG GTTGATAAAGTTGTTGGAGAAATGGAACAGAAATATGACCAGAAGGTTGCAGAGTGCAGAGAAGAATTAAGGCAGCAGCTGTTGCGCATTCAAGAGGAAAATGCTACTTTA GTCACTTGTCTTCAGCAGGAGAATGATAGAAAGGAACAAATTCTCAAAGCTGACCACCATGAGGAGCTAAAACGTGCCCAACTTCAGGCAGAAGATGAACTGAGAAAG AAAACAACAGCTCTTAGGAATGAACATGAAGTTCAGATGAAAGCATTGAGGTGTCAATTTGAAGATGAGTGCAAAAAGCTTCAGGAGGAGTTAAATCTCCAGAAGTCCAAA GAAGACAGGCAGAGAGCTCTATTACAACTGCAGTGGAAAGTGATGAGTGACAAACCAAAAGAAGAACAAGAAGTGAACTCGAGAAGG GATTATTCCATTTCTTCAGTCAAGAAGAAGGATTCTGGTTTTGAGAAAAGAACTCAAAATGCTCTGGTAAGGCCAGAGGAAGAAGAGAAG GAATCGCCATTCCCAGGTGTAACACAAACACCAGTGTCAAAATTGTTGAAGAAAGTAGAAAATACCAACACCGGAAGTGTAAGGAGCATTCCTAAGCATCATAAGAAG GTAACTCACCATGAATATGAAGTTGAAACTTCCAATGGGAGAACAATTACAAAACGAAGAAAAACAAGAAGTACAGTCTTGTTTGAG GATCCAAGGAAACATAAGAAGGTCCGGACACCAAAAGCTAATACCCCTGCAAGTTTTGTCAAG GGAACCAAGGGGTGTCAaccaaatgcttcaaatatcgGTGATTTGTTTTCAGAAGGTTCTCTAAATCCTTATGCAGATGACCCGTATGCATTTGATTAA
- the LOC108468826 gene encoding uncharacterized protein LOC108468826, whose protein sequence is MLLTGSNTRHTSLALYILMQAAVLASRCGIKSKRFGKFCKPLTWKHGDIFLMCLSTSEILSSYILKQDCLPPSYKSFLNQHGGKDIVILQGVKELASGLPFTTLEAIEKIYKATGVDVKLDPNMKIPCSMVHGNKSCRAHAITFLIEAYKRALPVYLPVYLIPALIVHHQGLFKRPCTILGKGIVDIARSSLFLATYCTSAWMWTCILFGFLRRCSIPLIAIGSFPAGLSVAIEKKSRRMEISLYCLARAIESFFTWMADIGYLPRSKNLKRPDVMIFSLSTAIIMHCYAQERELFNSKYLNVLDWIFGVPPPPGENPSLQKQKSSLR, encoded by the exons ATGCTTCTTACCGGATCTAACACGCGACATACGAGTTTGGCTTTATACATACTCATGCAAGCTGCTGTATTGGCATCACGTTGTGGAATAAAGAGTAAACGGTTTGGGAAGTTTTGTAAACCTCTTACTTGGAAGCATGGTGACATATTCCTTATGTGTCTCTCCACTTCGGAAATATT GTCTTCTTACATCTTGAAGCAAGATTGTTTGCCCCCATCATATAAGTCCTTTCTCAATCAACATGGTGGAAAAGACATCGTCATACTGCAAGGTGTAAAAGAGCTAGCAAGCGGCCTTCCATTCACTACTTTGGAAGCAATAGAGAAAATTTATAAGGCAACAGGGGTAGACGTTAAATTAGATCCAAACATGAAAATCCCTTGTTCG ATGGTACACGGGAATAAATCATGCAGAGCACATGCAATTACTTTTCTTATTGAAGCATATAAAAGGGCATTACCAGTATACCTTCCAGTTTATTTGATTCCTGCTTTGATAGTTCATCATCAAGGTCTCTTCAAAAG GCCTTGCACAATATTAGGAAAAGGTATTGTTGATATTGCCAGATCAAGCTTATTTTTAGCCACCTATTGCACATCAGCTTG GATGTGGACTTGCATCCTGTTTGGGTTCTTGAGAAGATGTAGCATACCATTGATAGCAATTGGATCG TTTCCAGCCGGTCTGAGTGTTGCTATTGAGAAGAAAAGCAGGCGGATGGAGATATCACTCTACTGCCTTGCACGAGCCATAGAGAGCTTCTTTACATGGATGGCTGACATCGGGTATTTGCCACGGTCGAAGAATCTGAAGAGACCTGACGTGATGATTTTCAGCTTGTCGACAGCTATCATAATGCATTGCTACGCACAGGAGAGGGAACTGTTTAACTCCAAGTACTTAAATGTTCTTGATTGGATCTTTGGTGTGCCTCCTCCACCAGGCGAAAACCCATCGTTGCAAAAACAGAAGAGCAGTTTGAGATAG
- the LOC108467742 gene encoding probable mitochondrial adenine nucleotide transporter BTL3: protein MPKFHLQFKNSLPDYQPYLPFPSNSNLLVPGGLFIDPCFPSSLLDLVSPFKGSPPSKNTACVSRRQKRESVAVKDLFFLSVSLSSDGLVSEHKECQLQNELNKKNKGAVAQVQQKVRVTRRGALNTTKHLWAGAIAAMVSRTFVAPLERLKLEYIVRGEQRNIFELVKKIALTQGLLGFWKGNLINVLRTAPFKAVNFYAYDTYRKQLLRLSGNEETTNSERFIAGAAAGITATVLCLPLDTIRTKLVAPGGEALGGVIGAFRHMIQTEGFFSLYRGLVPSIVSMAPSAAVFYSVYDMLKSAYLHSPEGRKRIQNMRQMGQDLNALDQLELGPVRTLLYGAIAGACAEVATYPFEVVRRQLQLQVQASKMGALATGLKIVEQGGIPALYAGLIPSLLQVLPSASISYFVYEFMKIVLKVN, encoded by the exons ATGCCCAAATTCCATCTCCAATTCAAAAACTCCCTCCCCGACTACCAACCTTACCTCCCTTTTCCCTCTAACTCTAATTTACTCGTCCCCGGTGGTTTATTCATCGATCCTTGTTTCCCCTCTTCCCTTCTTGACTTGGTTTCCCCTTTTAAAGGTTCTCCCCCTTCCAAAAACACGGCTTGCGTTTCTCGGAGGCAAAAGCGTGAGTCGGTCGCCGTTAAGGACTTGTTTTTTCTGTCCGTTAGCTTGAGCAGCGATGGGCTTGTTTCAGAACACAAGGAATGTCAGCTACAAAATGAATTAAACAAGAAAAACAAGGGGGCTGTAGCTCAAGTCCAACAGAAAGTTAGGGTAACGCGACGTGGCGCACTCAATACTACAAAGCATTTGTGGGCTGGGGCTATCGCCGCCATGGTTTCCAG AACATTTGTTGCTCCGTTAGAGAGATTAAAGCTGGAATATATAGTTCGTGGTGAACAAAGGAATATATTTGAGCTTGTTAAGAAGATTGCTTTGACGCAAGGATTACTTGGATTTTGGAAAGGGAACTTAATTAATGTTCTTCGCACGGCTCCATTCAAAGCTGTGAATTTTTATGCTTACGATACGTATAGGAAACAGTTGCTTAGACTGTCTGGAAATGAGGAGACAACAAATTCTGAGAGGTTCATTGCTGGTGCTGCTGCCGGCATTACCGCTACCGTTCTCTGCTTACCACTTGATACT ATCCGAACTAAGCTGGTGGCTCCTGGTGGAGAAGCCTTAGGTGGTGTAATTGGTGCTTTTCGCCACATGATCCAAACTGAAGGATTCTTTTCTCTCTACAGAGGTCTAGTGCCCTCTATTGTAAGCATGGCACCTTCAGCTGCAGTATTCTACAGTGTGTATGATATGCTGAAATCAGCTTATTTGCACTCCCCGGAAGGTAGGAAAAGAATTCAGAACATGAGACAGATGGGGCAGGATCTGAATGCTTTGGATCAGCTAGAGTTGGGACCAGTGAGGACATTACTATATGGGGCTATTGCTGGTGCTTGTGCCGAAGTTGCTACTTACCCATTTGAGGTTGTGAGAAGACAGTTGCAATTGCAAGTCCAGGCAAGCAAAATGGGCGCACTGGCAACTGGTCTGAAGATTGTTGAGCAAGGAGGAATTCCTGCTCTCTATGCTGGGCTAATTCCCAGCTTGCTACAA GTCCTTCCTTCTGCTTCAATCAGTTATTTTGTTTACGAGTTTATGAAGATTGTTCTCAAAGTGAATTGA